Proteins encoded in a region of the Bacillota bacterium genome:
- a CDS encoding sigma-70 family RNA polymerase sigma factor — translation MLLFSYIANNSFPKPLSEEEEVKYVKLLMEGDEKAREVLIERNLRLVVHIIKKFEGSGEEFDDLVSIGTIGLIKAIKTFNSGKSTRLATYASRCIENEISLTKASVIYWKCRTLHPSLEVWLLQ, via the coding sequence ATGTTATTGTTCTCTTATATTGCAAATAACAGCTTTCCAAAGCCTCTTTCGGAGGAAGAGGAAGTAAAGTATGTTAAGCTGTTAATGGAAGGCGATGAAAAAGCCCGTGAAGTATTAATTGAAAGGAATCTGCGCTTGGTAGTCCACATTATAAAGAAATTCGAAGGATCGGGTGAGGAATTTGACGATTTGGTCTCTATTGGAACCATAGGATTAATTAAAGCAATAAAGACATTTAATTCCGGCAAGTCCACCAGGCTGGCAACCTACGCTTCGCGGTGTATAGAAAATGAAATTTCACTGACAAAGGCTAGCGTAATTTACTGGAAATGTCGGACATTACATCCATCTCTGGAAGTCTGGCTATTACAGTAA
- a CDS encoding response regulator transcription factor, translated as MTKIKIIIADDQVLMRDGLKTILDLEEDLEVIYTTGNGREAYKITGELLPDVVLLDVQMPKMDGVECVKLIKRDFPLVKVLMLTTFNQEEYIINALANGADGFLLKDMRGERLIEAVRQGAGGDLILPAKVAGKLASSLSKVLTVEEMRNEIAYRELDKVHFSNREKEIAALMVKGRNNRQIAEYLNLTEGTVKNYITVIYEKLGTNDRNMAVSYLKKYFKIRKNQD; from the coding sequence ATGACGAAAATTAAAATAATCATAGCTGATGACCAGGTTCTCATGAGGGATGGTTTAAAGACCATTCTTGATCTGGAGGAGGATTTAGAAGTTATTTACACCACCGGCAACGGCCGGGAAGCTTATAAAATCACGGGAGAATTATTACCGGATGTGGTTTTACTAGATGTTCAAATGCCTAAAATGGACGGCGTAGAGTGTGTTAAATTAATTAAACGGGATTTTCCCCTTGTAAAGGTACTTATGCTGACTACTTTTAACCAGGAGGAATATATTATTAATGCTCTGGCTAACGGGGCAGATGGCTTTTTATTAAAAGACATGCGGGGTGAGAGGCTAATTGAAGCGGTTCGTCAGGGAGCCGGAGGGGATTTGATCTTGCCAGCAAAGGTGGCTGGTAAGCTTGCTTCCAGTTTGTCAAAAGTACTCACCGTGGAAGAGATGAGAAATGAAATTGCATATAGAGAACTTGATAAGGTCCATTTTTCAAACCGTGAGAAAGAAATTGCGGCTTTGATGGTAAAGGGTAGAAATAACCGCCAAATTGCCGAATATTTAAATCTTACCGAAGGAACGGTCAAAAACTATATCACTGTGATTTATGAGAAATTGGGGACCAATGATAGAAATATGGCCGTTTCCTACTTAAAAAAATATTTTAAAATCAGAAAAAATCAAGACTAA
- a CDS encoding recombinase family protein: MRAATYVRVSTDEQARHGFSLAEQREACRARATVLGASKINEFADEGVSGTTLDRPGLIQLRETVQAGEIDIIIVRDPDRLSRKLAHQLLLTEDIEKAGVRLEFLDFTWQDTPEGRLFYSIRGAIAEFEREKIRDRMVRGKTQKARQGGLPMGFYAYGYTHDTETGQAKIKEAEAEVVKKIFSLFISTDMGINGVARWLNEEEIPTKKGRPHWHRQVVRQILQNPVYIGEWHYKDMVISVPSIILKETWDKAQEKLKEARRLWAGKPQTQYLLSGIITCSDCGNTMTGLCTKWWGNMVKRYTCRKNYQGAKSSGCQPSKSIPTAPIENAVWEQVCSWLQDPDAIIEEVMQMSPGGNTLKKELEHVQKHLKDVEKGRESVIDTISSGLVELDTKIKNKLGQLKRRKERLKQRERELTTSLQITQGATARARELKKVAKELLARLDNLEFDEKKALVRALVSQIIVSGRGIQGGNGLRNINITVIARLPEMDVMSDISSKLR, translated from the coding sequence ATGCGGGCAGCAACCTATGTCCGAGTAAGCACCGATGAACAGGCGCGGCATGGCTTTTCCCTGGCTGAACAAAGGGAAGCCTGCCGCGCCCGCGCAACTGTACTTGGGGCATCCAAAATAAATGAGTTCGCAGATGAGGGTGTTTCCGGAACAACACTAGACAGGCCTGGGCTAATACAACTACGAGAAACAGTTCAGGCCGGTGAAATTGACATTATAATTGTACGTGACCCGGACCGTCTCTCTCGCAAATTGGCCCATCAACTGCTTTTAACGGAGGATATTGAAAAAGCAGGGGTAAGATTAGAATTCCTGGACTTTACCTGGCAGGATACACCTGAAGGTCGACTATTTTATTCTATACGTGGTGCCATTGCAGAATTTGAACGGGAAAAAATACGCGATCGTATGGTGCGCGGCAAAACACAAAAAGCCCGCCAAGGAGGATTACCCATGGGTTTTTATGCTTATGGGTATACTCATGATACCGAAACGGGCCAGGCTAAAATAAAGGAAGCTGAGGCTGAAGTGGTAAAAAAAATCTTCAGCCTTTTTATTTCAACGGATATGGGGATTAATGGTGTGGCAAGATGGCTAAACGAGGAAGAGATTCCCACAAAAAAGGGACGTCCCCATTGGCACCGGCAAGTGGTACGCCAAATACTTCAGAATCCTGTTTATATAGGTGAATGGCACTACAAAGACATGGTAATTTCAGTTCCTTCTATTATACTTAAGGAAACATGGGATAAGGCCCAGGAAAAACTCAAAGAAGCCCGGCGGCTATGGGCCGGTAAACCACAAACACAATACCTTTTATCCGGCATAATTACTTGTTCTGACTGCGGGAATACCATGACAGGCTTATGCACTAAGTGGTGGGGGAATATGGTTAAGCGTTATACATGCAGAAAGAACTATCAGGGAGCAAAAAGCTCAGGGTGTCAGCCTAGTAAATCAATACCAACCGCTCCAATTGAAAATGCTGTATGGGAACAAGTCTGTTCCTGGCTGCAGGATCCTGATGCAATTATAGAAGAAGTAATGCAAATGTCACCAGGCGGTAATACCCTAAAAAAAGAATTAGAGCATGTCCAAAAACACCTAAAGGATGTAGAAAAAGGTCGGGAGTCGGTAATAGACACGATATCTTCAGGTCTGGTTGAATTAGATACTAAAATTAAAAACAAACTGGGACAGCTTAAACGGAGAAAAGAAAGGCTTAAGCAGCGCGAAAGGGAATTGACGACCTCTCTGCAGATAACTCAAGGAGCAACAGCAAGGGCTAGAGAATTGAAAAAAGTTGCAAAGGAGTTGTTAGCTCGCCTTGACAACCTGGAGTTTGATGAAAAAAAGGCACTTGTCCGTGCCTTAGTTTCTCAGATCATCGTATCAGGCCGTGGCATACAGGGAGGTAATGGCCTCCGAAATATAAACATTACTGTAATAGCCAGACTTCCAGAGATGGATGTAATGTCCGACATTTCCAGTAAATTACGCTAG
- a CDS encoding aspartyl-phosphate phosphatase Spo0E family protein, translating to MICADLTHLEIIIEELRNTLNSLSTSRSRTSEEVLKISQELDEYLIAYQKAQVHGYNN from the coding sequence ATGATTTGCGCTGATTTGACTCATCTGGAAATAATCATTGAGGAGTTGCGAAACACTCTAAACAGTTTATCGACTTCTCGCTCACGGACAAGTGAGGAAGTGCTAAAAATAAGTCAGGAACTGGATGAATACTTGATAGCCTATCAAAAAGCCCAAGTTCACGGTTATAACAACTAA
- a CDS encoding class I SAM-dependent methyltransferase, producing MSLELFGYKSIREKVEQEKKWLKNEFADCPVKYDPEAEWIDNAVICRLSLLKAYCDKFGIYQILNKEFNDSLAEEINKLKLDPILEVGAGSGELARSMRTRGIDIYAVDNFTQPLPQRVLDNPDLPESLDCESAISKYQPELIICSWMPPGEDWSPQFRANETVKSYILVGDIEQCGTRQTYNDFAGWQNYVLKGPNKWSMCRSDNGLDFDHPEIWWRHSQVIIYKRED from the coding sequence ATGTCTTTAGAACTTTTTGGTTATAAAAGCATCAGGGAAAAAGTAGAGCAAGAAAAAAAGTGGCTCAAAAATGAATTTGCCGACTGTCCTGTTAAATACGACCCAGAGGCCGAGTGGATAGACAATGCCGTCATTTGCCGCCTATCGCTACTTAAAGCCTACTGTGACAAATTCGGTATATACCAAATACTAAATAAAGAGTTTAATGACTCCCTGGCCGAAGAGATAAACAAGTTAAAACTAGACCCCATCCTGGAAGTTGGAGCCGGCAGTGGCGAGCTCGCCCGGTCAATGCGTACCCGCGGAATCGATATCTATGCCGTCGACAACTTCACCCAACCACTGCCCCAAAGGGTGCTGGATAACCCGGACTTGCCTGAATCTTTGGATTGCGAGTCAGCAATAAGTAAATACCAACCAGAACTTATCATATGCAGCTGGATGCCTCCGGGTGAAGACTGGAGTCCGCAGTTTAGGGCCAATGAAACCGTTAAGTCTTATATCCTTGTAGGTGATATAGAACAGTGTGGAACTCGCCAAACATATAATGATTTTGCAGGATGGCAAAATTACGTACTTAAAGGGCCCAACAAGTGGTCTATGTGTCGTAGTGACAACGGCCTGGATTTTGATCATCCCGAAATTTGGTGGAGACACTCGCAAGTAATTATATATAAGCGGGAAGACTGA
- a CDS encoding GAF domain-containing protein, with amino-acid sequence MIVSQAYQLQQQIYRTEYSAAYLALKNDDLKTVLIRLPLAGKDADRARREIKRELEIIKKFDFPGKLEFQEIYLSDGTYLLEVSAGKLLTLRKHLQQRKLSPEAFLDIAVDLTDNLSRLHDQDIILGCCYPESIFLEDQENRVKFSDFSRAAKIVTTRTEDKQIFIFTNSFHVFLYLSPEQTGCLNGPVDRRSDLYSLGVLFYEMLTGCLPVEGRTPLELFHALTAGKVIPPRRVNAQVPEALSVIVMKLLSRDPDNRYQSSYGLKKDLQRCLDEWKKKKSISCFTPARHDIPVVLRVSEKYHGREQELQSLQKTLKRVGSCRSEIIMLAGEAGIGKTRLVQQFQEQVQNSPGFFTVGKFNTLKSDVPYEPLVQAFRQLFGWIMSRSREDVITWKKKLQEKLGTDISYLAEIMPYIEQLLGENTGGRFSRVPLQETRENRPPVFSMEIEESFHYAFYSLVQLFAKKKEPLVIFLDDLQWADSGTLKIIETLFTKFDVQHFLLIGAYRQEEVAEDHPLKQSTAKINQSGIKMQTIKLKPVTLRELSELTADSLGCKRSEAEPLARFFLEKTGGNPLFVKELVRSMFKNKLITHNPGGGWQWDLDKIKHAEFAGDLVNFLVEKVRLLPQSSLDLLRFAACIGNTFDTDLLAKISNLPFAPVEENLLPCINEGLIQKREEVYNFVHDRIHQAVYLLVPDEEKPSIHYRLAYLILEDKNEEQLCTKANRADLFKAANHLNLGMEVTMKHGDKVRGTQLNLLAAKMAKQTAAFFSALQYLKTGLALLDENLRHSHYRLLVEINLEYLECLYLCDYYLEGDRLYQELIQTVKDKPDRVKLRSVKALYYTKKNFDWEAVRVGLDGLRELGYNIPEKPSTIYIGRELLKVRLLLQKVGIDRVEVLEPASDPEKKAAMDILIILGPCAYNLDDDFLFAVSLKVCELSLRYGNFSNSCTGYMMLAMVYVVQMKNFKWGEPLGKIAMRLAERNGTDNDKCTVNFLYGAFYLPWLEHTGRSEIYLTRAKEYGLAASDLTFAGYALIFEVISMHFRGVPLQELDDRIDNNMQYSSRINDPCYVHTLMVYKQLVRNLQGLTSEAGSFNDNSISEKDFLISFRGMEVRERDKFDYYLLKGQVDYLLGCYNRALSSLKEADLLAKLYFGEIYLADLDFYYCLTILARYHRFAFKEKVRYRLQLLKKYRRLRGWARRCAANFEHKYLLIAAETARVKGKDTKAFYLYEQAISSAKRDHYFQNAAIACECAAGFCFSRDLTGTGKKYLHDALEGYRGWGATIKVRQLEEQYPWLVKDENRQDPAAVEAASAMDEAQNLTQMVDVEAIFRATRILSREVVLEDLLEKMMEIVLQNAGAERGALLFKEDEGLYVKAAAEIEAKQKRITALQSVPLEKSEQLPRSVVNYVARSAEIIVLDHAARKGMFADDPYIMDRKPASVLCLPMIQQNKVAGVLYMENSGTAGCFDSARVETLRLLSAQMAVSMENAGLYKQLQRLNVTLEDKVEERTAELAEFQKETAEALMEQSRLQERNRIAREIHDTVGHTLTSVLIQIEAGKRLLAKSSDLALEKLELSLNQVRKGLNEVRKSVRLLGESGSQDEMLHIEEFLQEIMKNTGISVKYHISEELKLNPAQRHVIYRALQEGITNGVRHGGSRSFEFSITENNDALKFILKDFGKGTDEVRFGFGLKSMQERVREWDGALEVHSQAGEGWSIIITVPLSKNN; translated from the coding sequence ATGATTGTAAGTCAAGCATATCAATTACAGCAACAAATTTACCGAACCGAATATTCGGCTGCTTACCTGGCTTTAAAGAACGATGATTTAAAAACGGTTTTAATCAGGCTGCCCCTTGCCGGTAAGGACGCAGACCGGGCAAGAAGAGAAATCAAACGAGAATTGGAAATTATTAAAAAATTTGATTTCCCCGGGAAACTTGAGTTTCAAGAAATATATCTCAGTGACGGCACCTACCTTCTGGAAGTGAGCGCGGGTAAATTATTAACCTTGCGGAAACACTTGCAGCAAAGGAAATTGTCTCCGGAAGCATTTTTAGATATTGCCGTTGATCTTACTGATAATCTTTCCCGGTTGCATGATCAGGATATTATTCTGGGTTGTTGTTATCCCGAAAGTATATTTTTGGAGGATCAGGAAAACCGAGTAAAGTTCAGTGATTTTAGTCGGGCGGCAAAAATAGTAACAACCCGGACGGAAGATAAGCAAATATTTATTTTTACGAATAGTTTTCATGTTTTTTTATACCTTTCGCCGGAGCAAACGGGTTGTTTAAACGGGCCAGTGGACCGGCGTTCAGATCTATATTCCCTGGGTGTGCTTTTTTATGAAATGTTAACCGGTTGCCTGCCCGTTGAAGGCCGCACTCCGTTGGAATTATTTCATGCCCTGACTGCCGGAAAAGTTATTCCTCCCCGGCGGGTAAATGCACAGGTGCCGGAAGCTCTGTCTGTAATAGTTATGAAGCTCCTTTCTAGGGATCCCGATAACAGGTACCAGAGTTCTTACGGGTTGAAAAAGGATTTACAGCGCTGCTTGGATGAGTGGAAGAAGAAAAAAAGTATTTCCTGTTTTACGCCGGCCCGGCATGATATCCCGGTGGTATTGCGTGTTTCGGAAAAATATCATGGTAGGGAACAGGAACTGCAATCACTACAAAAAACATTGAAAAGAGTTGGTAGTTGCCGGAGTGAAATAATCATGCTTGCCGGTGAGGCGGGGATCGGAAAAACGAGGCTGGTACAGCAGTTTCAAGAACAGGTGCAAAACTCTCCCGGATTCTTTACGGTTGGAAAATTCAATACATTAAAAAGTGATGTTCCGTATGAACCTTTAGTTCAAGCTTTCCGGCAGCTGTTCGGGTGGATCATGAGCAGGAGCAGGGAAGATGTGATTACATGGAAAAAAAAGCTTCAAGAAAAACTTGGCACTGATATTTCTTATTTGGCGGAAATAATGCCGTATATTGAACAGCTCCTTGGAGAAAACACAGGGGGACGGTTCTCTCGTGTTCCTCTTCAGGAAACACGAGAGAACCGCCCCCCTGTGTTCAGCATGGAGATTGAGGAAAGTTTTCATTATGCATTTTACAGCTTGGTGCAGCTGTTTGCCAAAAAGAAAGAGCCTTTGGTTATTTTCCTAGATGACTTGCAGTGGGCGGATTCAGGAACCTTAAAGATTATAGAAACTCTTTTCACTAAGTTTGATGTGCAGCATTTCCTGCTGATAGGTGCCTACCGGCAGGAAGAGGTAGCGGAAGACCATCCTTTGAAGCAGTCTACAGCAAAAATAAATCAGTCAGGTATCAAGATGCAGACAATTAAATTGAAACCGGTTACCTTGCGGGAGCTTAGCGAACTGACCGCCGACAGTCTCGGTTGCAAAAGATCTGAAGCCGAACCTCTTGCACGCTTTTTTCTTGAAAAGACCGGGGGTAACCCTCTTTTCGTAAAAGAACTGGTACGATCCATGTTTAAAAATAAATTGATAACACATAACCCCGGTGGGGGTTGGCAGTGGGATCTTGACAAAATAAAGCATGCCGAGTTTGCCGGTGATCTAGTGAACTTTCTGGTTGAAAAAGTCCGGTTACTCCCACAATCGAGCCTGGATTTGCTCCGGTTTGCCGCCTGTATCGGCAATACATTTGACACTGACCTGTTGGCAAAAATCAGTAACCTGCCTTTTGCCCCCGTAGAAGAAAATTTGCTTCCCTGTATAAATGAAGGTTTAATTCAGAAAAGAGAAGAAGTCTATAATTTTGTCCATGACCGCATTCACCAGGCCGTATACCTGTTAGTTCCCGATGAAGAAAAACCCTCTATCCATTACCGCTTGGCTTATTTGATACTGGAAGACAAGAATGAGGAACAATTATGCACAAAAGCAAACCGTGCGGATTTGTTTAAGGCGGCCAACCATCTCAACTTAGGCATGGAAGTGACGATGAAACACGGGGATAAAGTCAGGGGTACCCAACTAAACCTGCTGGCAGCGAAAATGGCCAAACAGACGGCGGCTTTTTTCAGCGCCCTGCAATACCTCAAGACGGGATTGGCTTTACTAGATGAAAATTTACGGCACAGTCATTACAGGCTGCTGGTTGAGATAAATCTGGAATACCTCGAATGTTTGTACCTGTGCGATTATTATCTTGAAGGAGACAGGCTGTATCAAGAATTGATACAAACAGTCAAAGATAAACCGGACAGGGTTAAGTTACGCTCCGTTAAAGCCTTATATTATACTAAGAAAAATTTCGATTGGGAGGCAGTTCGGGTCGGGTTGGACGGACTACGGGAACTGGGATACAATATTCCCGAAAAGCCTTCAACGATCTATATTGGCAGGGAATTACTAAAAGTCAGATTGCTCTTGCAAAAAGTTGGTATCGATAGGGTTGAGGTTCTGGAGCCGGCATCCGATCCCGAAAAGAAAGCGGCAATGGATATTCTGATTATTCTTGGTCCCTGCGCGTATAATTTGGATGATGATTTTCTCTTTGCCGTTTCCCTGAAAGTCTGCGAGCTTTCCCTGCGCTACGGAAACTTTTCCAATTCATGTACGGGTTACATGATGCTGGCTATGGTTTATGTTGTGCAAATGAAAAACTTTAAATGGGGAGAGCCTCTGGGAAAGATTGCTATGCGGTTGGCTGAACGGAATGGGACGGATAACGATAAATGCACGGTAAATTTTTTGTACGGAGCTTTCTATCTTCCGTGGCTGGAGCATACCGGCCGGTCGGAAATATATCTTACCAGGGCCAAAGAATATGGCCTGGCTGCAAGTGACCTGACTTTTGCCGGCTATGCTCTAATTTTCGAGGTAATTTCCATGCATTTCAGGGGAGTGCCACTGCAGGAACTGGATGATCGTATAGATAATAACATGCAGTATTCTTCTCGTATCAACGACCCCTGTTATGTACATACCCTCATGGTATACAAGCAGCTTGTACGGAATTTACAGGGTTTAACCTCGGAGGCGGGTAGTTTTAATGATAACTCAATTAGTGAAAAAGATTTTCTAATTAGCTTTCGCGGGATGGAAGTCAGGGAGCGTGATAAGTTTGATTATTATCTTTTAAAAGGCCAGGTTGACTATCTTTTGGGCTGCTATAACAGGGCGTTATCTTCATTAAAAGAAGCGGATCTGCTGGCGAAACTCTACTTTGGGGAAATTTACCTTGCTGATTTGGATTTTTATTATTGTCTTACGATTCTGGCCCGGTACCACCGGTTCGCTTTCAAGGAAAAGGTGCGCTATCGGCTGCAGCTTTTGAAAAAGTATCGCAGGTTGCGGGGGTGGGCGCGGCGCTGTGCTGCCAATTTCGAACATAAATATCTCTTGATTGCGGCAGAAACTGCCCGGGTGAAAGGAAAGGATACAAAGGCTTTCTATCTTTACGAGCAAGCCATCAGCTCGGCGAAAAGGGACCACTACTTCCAAAACGCGGCTATAGCCTGTGAGTGTGCTGCCGGGTTCTGTTTTTCCCGTGATCTTACCGGGACGGGTAAAAAATACTTACATGATGCCCTGGAAGGTTATAGAGGCTGGGGTGCGACTATAAAAGTGCGGCAATTGGAAGAACAATATCCCTGGTTGGTCAAGGACGAAAATCGGCAAGATCCGGCTGCCGTAGAGGCTGCATCTGCAATGGATGAAGCACAAAATTTGACCCAAATGGTGGATGTAGAGGCAATTTTCCGGGCTACCCGGATTCTTTCACGAGAGGTTGTGCTGGAAGACCTTTTAGAAAAAATGATGGAAATAGTATTGCAGAATGCCGGGGCAGAGCGAGGCGCCCTGCTTTTCAAAGAAGATGAGGGGCTATATGTAAAAGCTGCGGCTGAGATCGAAGCAAAGCAAAAAAGGATTACAGCTTTACAGTCCGTTCCCCTCGAGAAGTCCGAACAGTTACCCCGGTCGGTTGTAAACTATGTGGCCAGGAGCGCTGAAATTATTGTCCTGGATCATGCTGCCCGGAAGGGAATGTTTGCGGATGACCCTTATATCATGGACAGGAAACCGGCTTCCGTCCTTTGCCTGCCCATGATTCAACAAAACAAGGTTGCGGGAGTACTTTATATGGAAAACAGCGGGACGGCGGGTTGTTTTGATTCCGCCCGGGTGGAAACTTTGAGACTGCTTTCCGCCCAGATGGCCGTTTCTATGGAAAATGCCGGACTTTACAAGCAGTTGCAACGGTTAAACGTAACTCTGGAAGACAAGGTGGAGGAAAGGACGGCGGAACTGGCAGAGTTTCAAAAGGAAACTGCCGAAGCCCTCATGGAGCAGTCCAGGTTGCAGGAGAGAAACCGCATTGCCAGGGAGATTCATGACACGGTAGGTCATACCCTGACTTCGGTTTTGATTCAAATTGAAGCGGGAAAAAGACTTTTGGCGAAAAGCAGCGATTTAGCCCTGGAGAAACTGGAGCTATCTTTGAACCAGGTTAGAAAAGGATTGAATGAAGTCCGCAAGTCCGTTCGCCTGTTGGGGGAAAGCGGATCACAAGATGAGATGCTGCACATTGAAGAATTTCTTCAGGAGATTATGAAGAATACGGGTATTTCCGTAAAATATCATATTTCCGAAGAGCTAAAATTAAATCCCGCCCAGAGACATGTTATTTACCGGGCGTTGCAGGAGGGTATAACCAACGGTGTCCGGCACGGGGGCAGCAGGTCATTTGAATTCAGTATTACAGAAAATAATGATGCGCTTAAATTTATTTTAAAGGATTTTGGCAAAGGTACGGACGAGGTGAGATTCGGTTTTGGTTTAAAATCAATGCAAGAGCGGGTGCGGGAGTGGGACGGTGCTCTTGAAGTCCATTCACAAGCGGGCGAAGGTTGGAGTATCATAATTACCGTTCCGCTCTCGAAAAACAACTAA